One part of the Algibacter sp. L1A34 genome encodes these proteins:
- a CDS encoding energy transducer TonB, translating into MEVKKNPQLEIGRNSSLYFAIGLNLMLFLSWQALEFKTYEPQESIAMDTLDMEVIYEDDIPIVKVNTPPPPAAPPVVVTQTIEIVEDVAEIEETVFESTETGQDDAISEHIVAVGDVIVEKYEEEAEVAFAVIEDVPVFPGCEGLSKKQTKDCFQKKMQEHVVKNFTYPQTALDMGIQGRVSVVFIIDTDGNTTNIRSRGPDKVLEKEAERIIGKLPKMKPGKQRGKPVKVAYAVPIFFKYEG; encoded by the coding sequence ATGGAAGTTAAAAAGAACCCACAATTAGAAATTGGCCGTAACAGCAGTTTGTATTTTGCTATAGGTCTTAATTTGATGTTATTTTTGTCTTGGCAAGCCTTGGAATTCAAGACTTACGAACCACAAGAATCTATTGCAATGGATACCCTAGATATGGAAGTTATCTATGAGGACGATATTCCTATTGTAAAGGTAAATACACCGCCCCCCCCTGCAGCTCCTCCTGTTGTTGTTACGCAAACGATTGAAATTGTTGAAGATGTTGCGGAAATAGAAGAAACTGTTTTTGAAAGTACAGAAACAGGACAAGACGACGCGATCTCAGAGCATATTGTAGCGGTAGGTGATGTTATAGTTGAAAAGTATGAAGAAGAAGCTGAAGTTGCTTTCGCTGTTATTGAAGATGTTCCTGTTTTTCCAGGATGCGAAGGTTTGAGCAAGAAACAAACAAAAGATTGTTTTCAGAAAAAAATGCAAGAGCATGTGGTTAAAAACTTTACTTACCCACAGACAGCATTAGATATGGGGATTCAAGGTCGTGTTTCTGTAGTATTTATAATTGATACAGATGGTAATACAACAAACATTCGTTCTCGTGGTCCAGATAAAGTTTTAGAGAAAGAAGCAGAACGTATCATTGGTAAGTTGCCAAAAATGAAACCAGGCAAACAACGTGGAAAACCAGTAAAAGTAGCATATGCTGTTCCTATCTTTTTTAAATACGAGGGATAA
- a CDS encoding sugar kinase produces MSQIITFGEVLMRISPRGHKKFMQSNMVEFYFGGTELNVGISIANFGGNVRHISAVSDDFIGETALSYIRKFGVDTSAISYSKRPLGVYFFEVGAVMRPSNISYNRSHSSFSEIVPSKVDWDKALDDGKWFHWTGITPALTQGSFDTLREGLILAKERGFHISADPTYRNGLWKYGKNPKEALTELLNYSTIFIGGVNEMNEVLGTNFSYSNEDFITASKQLIEEFPSIEKVFDKIRTSVNASWHKIRARMWNGIEFRETEDLDITHVIDRIGTGDAFAAGLIYGLQELHDDYKAIEFASAACALKHTYEGDVNLATVNEVMGILGGNKSGRLTR; encoded by the coding sequence ATGAGTCAAATAATCACCTTTGGAGAAGTATTAATGCGCATTTCACCTCGTGGACACAAAAAATTTATGCAATCTAATATGGTTGAGTTTTATTTTGGAGGTACCGAATTAAATGTTGGGATTTCTATTGCCAATTTTGGTGGTAATGTTAGGCATATTAGTGCTGTTTCTGATGATTTTATTGGAGAAACAGCGTTATCATATATACGTAAATTTGGAGTTGACACCTCGGCGATTAGTTATTCTAAACGTCCACTCGGTGTTTATTTCTTTGAAGTTGGAGCAGTAATGAGACCTAGTAATATTTCTTATAACCGCTCGCATTCCTCTTTTTCAGAGATTGTACCATCTAAAGTAGATTGGGATAAGGCTTTGGATGATGGGAAATGGTTTCATTGGACGGGTATTACGCCAGCGCTTACACAAGGTAGTTTTGATACTTTAAGAGAAGGGTTGATTTTGGCAAAAGAAAGAGGGTTTCATATTTCGGCAGATCCTACTTACCGAAATGGATTGTGGAAATATGGTAAAAATCCAAAAGAGGCTTTAACGGAATTACTTAATTATTCAACCATCTTTATAGGAGGGGTTAATGAAATGAATGAAGTTTTAGGAACAAACTTCAGTTATTCAAATGAAGATTTTATTACAGCCAGTAAACAATTAATAGAGGAATTTCCTTCCATAGAAAAAGTTTTTGATAAAATTAGAACATCAGTTAACGCATCTTGGCATAAAATACGTGCTAGAATGTGGAATGGTATAGAATTTAGAGAAACGGAAGATTTAGATATTACTCACGTAATAGATAGAATTGGAACGGGAGATGCATTTGCTGCAGGACTTATTTATGGGTTGCAAGAATTGCATGACGATTATAAAGCTATTGAGTTTGCAAGTGCTGCTTGTGCTTTAAAACACACTTACGAGGGTGATGTTAATTTGGCTACCGTTAATGAAGTGATGGGGATTTTAGGCGGAAACAAATCTGGACGATTAACGAGGTAG
- a CDS encoding MOSC domain-containing protein has protein sequence MKIIATNLAKPTTIKWNNKDVVTGIYKTPTNSPIFLGKTDVDKDEVTDRKYHGGEFKACYIFSEKHYDYWKNLYPNLDWNWGMFGENLTISNFDESEVFVGSIYKIGEALVQITQPREPCFKLGVKFGNQNILKAFIDHGFPGTYIRILKEGFVKTGDYMVLEEEATNSLTISEMYNLLYAKEKDQNLLKLVIKNDALPQKKRDKLAAYLK, from the coding sequence ATGAAAATTATAGCCACTAACCTTGCCAAACCCACCACCATTAAGTGGAATAACAAAGATGTTGTTACTGGTATTTATAAAACACCAACTAACTCACCTATTTTTCTAGGTAAAACGGATGTTGATAAAGATGAAGTAACCGACCGTAAATACCACGGAGGTGAATTTAAAGCATGTTATATTTTCTCGGAAAAACATTATGATTATTGGAAAAACCTTTATCCAAACTTAGATTGGAATTGGGGCATGTTCGGAGAAAATTTAACTATTTCTAATTTCGATGAATCGGAAGTTTTTGTGGGTAGTATTTACAAAATTGGAGAGGCTTTAGTGCAAATAACACAACCGCGAGAACCTTGTTTTAAGTTGGGTGTAAAATTTGGCAACCAGAATATATTGAAGGCTTTTATAGATCATGGATTTCCGGGTACTTATATTCGAATTTTAAAAGAAGGCTTTGTAAAAACTGGAGATTATATGGTTTTAGAGGAAGAAGCAACAAACTCTTTAACGATTTCTGAAATGTACAATTTACTTTATGCCAAAGAAAAAGACCAGAATTTACTTAAGTTAGTTATTAAAAATGATGCACTTCCGCAGAAAAAAAGAGACAAATTAGCTGCTTATTTAAAATAA
- a CDS encoding DEAD/DEAH box helicase, whose amino-acid sequence MSFKDLQLNRPILRAVAEAGYDNPTLVQEKTIPLVLEGKDVIVSAQTGTGKTAAFALPILQRLFNNQEAPKKGKKIKALIISPTRELAIQIENNFKTYSTYTSLTTTVIFGGAPIEPQKEVLKKGIDILIATPGRLLDLHKQDAVNLDYVETLVLDEADLMLDMGFIDDVKKVERLCTNEKQILLFSATIPYKVEQLANTLLNEPERVEVAQNSSTSKNVNQLLYFVPKQDKIELGLHLLRNTIKGNIIIFRRTKFGVDKLEKTLVKNGYKVDSIHGDKSQTARQDALLRFKKGEVNILIATDVAARGIDISDLDAVVNFDLPNIPETYVHRIGRTARAGKTGMAYSLCSADEKNYLLAIQQLIQIQLDVIDEHPYPLDPKAKPIVHKSQKTGSKHKKGRKSEASKKKKKRWY is encoded by the coding sequence ATGTCGTTTAAAGACTTACAATTAAATCGCCCAATTTTAAGAGCCGTTGCCGAAGCTGGTTACGATAACCCTACTTTGGTTCAAGAAAAAACCATTCCTTTAGTTTTAGAAGGAAAAGATGTTATTGTTTCTGCACAAACCGGAACTGGAAAAACAGCAGCTTTCGCTCTTCCTATATTACAGCGCTTATTTAATAATCAAGAAGCACCAAAAAAGGGTAAAAAAATTAAGGCTTTAATTATTAGTCCAACAAGAGAATTGGCGATTCAAATCGAAAATAATTTTAAAACTTACAGTACATACACGAGTTTAACAACTACTGTCATTTTTGGAGGTGCTCCCATCGAGCCTCAAAAAGAAGTATTAAAAAAAGGTATAGATATTTTAATTGCTACACCTGGACGTTTACTCGATTTACACAAACAAGATGCTGTAAATTTAGATTATGTAGAAACACTTGTGCTAGATGAAGCCGATTTAATGCTCGATATGGGTTTTATTGATGATGTTAAAAAAGTGGAACGCCTTTGCACAAACGAAAAACAAATTTTATTATTTTCGGCAACTATTCCATATAAGGTTGAGCAATTAGCCAATACTCTATTAAACGAGCCCGAACGTGTTGAAGTCGCTCAAAACTCTTCAACTTCAAAAAATGTAAATCAGTTATTATATTTTGTACCAAAACAGGATAAAATAGAACTAGGCTTGCATTTACTTCGGAATACGATTAAGGGTAATATTATCATTTTTAGACGTACTAAATTCGGTGTTGATAAACTCGAAAAAACCTTAGTGAAAAACGGCTATAAAGTAGATAGTATTCATGGAGACAAAAGCCAAACAGCTCGTCAAGATGCTCTACTTCGCTTTAAAAAAGGCGAAGTAAATATTTTAATTGCTACCGATGTTGCTGCGCGAGGTATTGATATTAGTGATCTAGATGCTGTAGTAAATTTCGATTTACCAAATATACCAGAAACATACGTACACCGTATTGGTAGAACGGCTAGAGCTGGAAAAACAGGAATGGCATATTCATTATGTTCTGCAGACGAAAAAAATTATCTACTGGCTATACAACAACTTATCCAAATACAGCTCGATGTTATAGATGAGCACCCTTATCCTTTAGATCCAAAAGCAAAACCTATTGTGCATAAATCGCAAAAAACGGGAAGTAAGCATAAAAAAGGTCGTAAAAGTGAAGCTTCAAAGAAGAAGAAAAAACGTTGGTATTAA